The Burkholderia pyrrocinia genome has a segment encoding these proteins:
- a CDS encoding ureidoglycolate lyase, translating to MKTLVIEPLTKEAFAPFGDVIETEGAKQIPINLGTTIRFHDLAKVDVTDEDGRTLVNLFRGQPRTLPFEVKMLERHPLGSQAFVPLNDQPYLVVVAPAGDLDPAKIRAFVTSGWQGVNYAKGVWHHPLIALGGVSDFIVVDRGGDGLNLNEQDLQESLWLTDEALHTLTA from the coding sequence ATGAAGACGCTGGTTATCGAACCGCTGACCAAGGAAGCGTTCGCGCCGTTCGGCGACGTGATCGAAACGGAAGGAGCGAAGCAGATCCCGATCAACCTCGGCACGACGATCCGCTTTCACGATCTCGCGAAAGTCGACGTGACCGATGAAGACGGCCGCACGCTCGTCAACCTGTTCCGCGGCCAGCCGCGCACGCTGCCGTTCGAAGTGAAGATGCTCGAGCGGCACCCGCTCGGCAGCCAGGCATTCGTGCCGTTGAACGACCAGCCGTATCTCGTCGTCGTGGCGCCTGCCGGCGATCTCGATCCGGCGAAGATCCGCGCGTTCGTGACGAGCGGCTGGCAGGGCGTCAACTATGCGAAGGGCGTGTGGCATCACCCGCTGATCGCGCTCGGCGGCGTCAGCGACTTCATCGTCGTCGATCGCGGCGGGGATGGCCTGAACCTCAACGAGCAGGACCTGCAGGAATCGCTGTGGCTCACCGACGAGGCGCTGCACACGCTGACGGCCTGA
- the alc gene encoding allantoicase has product MAVPLLDPNAPEFTRRYVNLADPRLGAQALEASDDFFAPKDRMLNPEPAVFIPGKYDDHGKWMDGWETRRKRTTGYDWCIVKLARPGVIKGFDIDTSHFTGNFPPAASIEAAFVADGAPTHATEWVEIVPSTTLQGNSHHYVEAGDARAFTHLRVNIYPDGGIARLRVYGQPQLDWAGASATEQFDLAAMENGGYVVAANNQHFGVASNLLLPGRGVNMGDGWETRRRREPGNDWAIIALAQPGVIRKIEVDTAFFKGNYPDRCSIQAAYVSGGTDSSLITQSMFWPVLLGEQKLQMDKQHYFEADIASLGPVTHVRLNIIPDGGVSRLRLWGTLDK; this is encoded by the coding sequence ATGGCTGTTCCGCTTCTCGACCCCAACGCACCCGAATTCACGCGGCGCTACGTGAATCTTGCCGACCCGCGTCTCGGTGCGCAGGCGCTCGAAGCCAGCGACGATTTCTTCGCGCCGAAGGACCGGATGCTGAACCCCGAGCCGGCCGTGTTCATTCCCGGCAAGTACGACGACCACGGCAAGTGGATGGACGGCTGGGAGACGCGCCGCAAGCGCACGACGGGCTACGACTGGTGCATCGTCAAGCTCGCGCGCCCGGGCGTGATCAAGGGCTTCGACATCGACACGAGCCACTTCACCGGCAATTTCCCGCCGGCCGCATCGATCGAGGCCGCCTTCGTGGCCGACGGCGCGCCGACGCACGCGACCGAGTGGGTCGAGATCGTGCCGTCGACGACGCTGCAGGGCAACAGCCATCATTACGTCGAAGCGGGCGACGCACGCGCATTCACACACCTGCGCGTGAACATCTACCCGGACGGCGGCATTGCGCGCCTGCGCGTGTACGGCCAGCCGCAGCTCGACTGGGCCGGCGCGAGCGCGACCGAGCAGTTCGATCTCGCGGCGATGGAAAACGGCGGTTATGTCGTGGCCGCGAACAACCAGCACTTCGGCGTCGCGTCGAACCTGCTGCTGCCGGGCCGTGGCGTGAACATGGGCGACGGCTGGGAAACCCGCCGCCGCCGCGAACCGGGCAACGACTGGGCGATCATCGCGCTCGCGCAGCCGGGCGTGATCCGCAAGATCGAAGTCGATACCGCGTTCTTCAAGGGCAACTACCCGGACCGCTGCTCGATCCAGGCTGCGTACGTGTCGGGCGGCACCGACAGCTCGCTGATCACGCAGTCGATGTTCTGGCCGGTGCTGCTCGGCGAACAGAAGCTGCAGATGGACAAGCAGCATTACTTCGAAGCCGACATCGCGTCGCTCGGCCCCGTCACGCACGTGCGGCTGAACATCATTCCGGACGGCGGCGTGTCGCGCCTGCGCCTGTGGGGGACGCTCGACAAATGA